In Herbaspirillum sp. WKF16, one genomic interval encodes:
- a CDS encoding ABC transporter permease: MSKLLSNLAAAPIAPAAAPGWFGRLLRSPSALAGGALLAVVLAMAACAGWLFPGDPLDMVAEPFLHPFADAGHLLGTDMLGRDMLAGIFHGARASLLIALVSTAVALLLGVSGGLLAGYYGGRADAALMRVTEFFQTIPSFLFALAIVAVAQPTLLTIALAIGVTAWPSLARLVRAEVLKLRHGEMVQASVALGASDARIILRDILPNAATPILVSTSLMVATAILTESSLAFLGLGDPNAASWGNMVGAGREVLRTDWTITTIPGIAIVVTVLALNLLGDGLADVLDPRDRK; the protein is encoded by the coding sequence ATGAGCAAGCTCTTGAGCAATCTCGCGGCCGCGCCGATCGCGCCGGCTGCGGCGCCCGGCTGGTTCGGCCGCCTGCTGCGTTCGCCCTCGGCGCTGGCCGGCGGCGCGCTGCTGGCGGTGGTGCTGGCCATGGCGGCCTGCGCCGGCTGGCTGTTCCCGGGCGACCCGCTGGACATGGTGGCCGAGCCCTTCCTGCATCCCTTCGCCGACGCCGGGCACTTGCTGGGCACCGACATGCTGGGGCGCGACATGCTGGCCGGCATCTTCCACGGCGCGCGCGCCTCGCTGCTCATCGCGCTGGTGTCGACCGCGGTGGCGCTGCTGCTGGGCGTCTCCGGCGGCCTGCTGGCCGGCTACTACGGCGGCCGCGCCGACGCCGCCCTGATGCGCGTGACCGAGTTCTTCCAGACCATCCCGTCCTTCCTGTTCGCGCTGGCCATCGTCGCGGTGGCGCAGCCCACGCTATTGACCATCGCGCTGGCCATCGGCGTCACCGCCTGGCCCAGCCTGGCGCGGCTGGTGCGCGCCGAGGTGCTCAAGCTGCGCCACGGCGAGATGGTGCAGGCCAGCGTGGCGCTGGGCGCCTCCGACGCGCGCATCATCCTGCGCGATATCCTGCCCAACGCCGCCACGCCCATCCTGGTGTCGACCTCGCTGATGGTCGCCACCGCCATCCTCACCGAATCCAGCCTGGCCTTCCTCGGCCTGGGCGACCCCAACGCCGCCAGCTGGGGAAACATGGTCGGCGCCGGGCGCGAGGTGCTGCGCACCGACTGGACCATCACCACCATTCCCGGCATCGCCATCGTCGTGACGGTGCTGGCCCTCAATCTTTTAGGCGACGGGTTGGCCGACGTGCTCGACCCGCGCGACAGAAAATAG
- a CDS encoding LLM class flavin-dependent oxidoreductase, whose amino-acid sequence MTRKQIRLNAFNMNCVNHINHGLWTHPRDRSQDYTDIDYWTGLARLLERGKFDGLFLADIVGVYDVYQGSTDITLRESIQLPVNDPLLLVSAMAAATEHLGFGVTANLTYEAPFLFARRMSTLDHLTRGRVGWNIVTGYLDSAARAMGLNEQLEHDQRYDRADEFMEVVYKLWEGSWEDGAVVRDRANRVYADPAKVHKIRHSGDYYRVEGIHLSEPSRQRTPVLYQAGSSGRGQAFGARHAECVFISSQTREAARKLVQGIRAGAEREGRNADDIKIFMGLTAITGRNEQDAHDKYREYASYASPEAGLAHFSAGTGIDFSQYELDEPIRAAKTNSIESLVKTVTNPELNWTKRKLLKQLELGGRYATVVGSPEQVATELEGWVEDTGIDGFNLTRTVTPESFEDFVDLVIPVLQERGSYKREYEPGTLRQKLFGEGATLPERHVGAGFRAGVVA is encoded by the coding sequence ATGACCAGGAAACAGATCCGCCTGAACGCATTCAACATGAACTGCGTCAACCACATCAACCACGGCCTGTGGACTCATCCGCGCGACCGTTCGCAGGACTACACCGACATCGACTACTGGACCGGCCTGGCCAGGCTGCTGGAGCGCGGCAAGTTCGACGGCCTGTTCCTGGCCGACATCGTCGGCGTCTACGACGTCTACCAGGGCTCCACCGACATCACCTTGCGCGAGTCGATCCAGCTGCCGGTCAACGATCCGCTGCTGCTGGTCTCGGCCATGGCGGCCGCCACCGAGCATCTGGGCTTCGGCGTCACCGCCAATCTCACCTATGAGGCGCCGTTCCTGTTCGCGCGCCGCATGTCCACGCTCGACCATCTCACCCGCGGGCGCGTGGGCTGGAACATCGTCACCGGCTACCTCGACAGCGCCGCTCGCGCCATGGGCCTCAACGAGCAGCTGGAGCACGACCAGCGCTACGATCGCGCCGACGAGTTCATGGAAGTGGTCTACAAGCTCTGGGAAGGCAGCTGGGAAGACGGCGCCGTGGTGCGCGACCGCGCCAACCGCGTTTACGCCGATCCGGCCAAGGTGCACAAGATCCGGCACAGCGGCGACTACTACCGGGTCGAGGGCATCCACCTCTCCGAGCCGTCACGGCAACGCACGCCGGTGCTGTACCAGGCCGGCTCCTCCGGCCGCGGCCAGGCCTTCGGCGCGCGCCATGCGGAGTGCGTGTTCATCTCCAGCCAGACGCGCGAGGCCGCCAGGAAACTGGTGCAGGGCATCCGCGCCGGCGCCGAGCGCGAAGGGCGCAACGCGGACGACATCAAGATCTTCATGGGCCTGACCGCCATCACCGGGCGCAACGAGCAGGACGCTCACGACAAGTACCGCGAGTACGCCAGCTACGCCAGTCCCGAAGCCGGCCTGGCGCACTTCTCGGCCGGCACCGGCATCGACTTCTCGCAGTACGAGCTGGACGAGCCGATCCGCGCGGCCAAGACCAACTCCATCGAGTCGCTGGTCAAGACCGTCACCAATCCCGAGCTGAACTGGACCAAGCGCAAGCTGCTGAAGCAGCTGGAGCTGGGCGGCCGCTACGCCACCGTGGTCGGCTCGCCCGAGCAGGTCGCCACGGAGCTGGAAGGCTGGGTGGAAGACACCGGCATCGACGGCTTCAACCTGACGCGCACGGTCACGCCGGAGAGTTTCGAGGATTTCGTCGACCTGGTGATCCCGGTGCTGCAGGAACGCGGTTCCTACAAGCGCGAGTATGAACCGGGCACGCTGCGCCAGAAGCTGTTCGGCGAGGGCGCCACGCTGCCCGAGCGCCATGTCGGCGCCGGCTTTCGCGCCGGCGTCGTCGCCTGA
- a CDS encoding MetQ/NlpA family ABC transporter substrate-binding protein: MKHAVWKWLGAAAVAAGLAASVQAAEEKVIKVGVTSGPHAQIFEAARRVFERDNPGYKVRIIEFNDYIQPNAALDAGELDANSYQHRPFLNAQIKARGYKLYAEGKTMIGPMAIYSKKYRKLDEIPAGARIGIPNDPANESRVLLLLQKHGQLKLRAGIDPLTGTNATPIDIVENPKKWKFVEIDAAQLPRTLDDLDASAVNADFAAKAGLNPARDSLLVEDGDSPYACLIAVREKDRDQPWLRKLVAAYQSDEVKRFIQAEFKGGILAAW; encoded by the coding sequence ATGAAGCACGCAGTATGGAAGTGGCTGGGCGCGGCGGCGGTTGCCGCCGGATTGGCGGCGTCGGTGCAGGCCGCCGAGGAGAAGGTCATCAAGGTCGGCGTCACCAGCGGCCCGCACGCGCAGATCTTCGAGGCCGCCAGGCGCGTCTTCGAACGCGACAATCCCGGCTACAAGGTGAGGATCATCGAGTTCAACGACTACATCCAGCCCAATGCGGCGCTGGACGCCGGCGAGCTCGACGCCAACAGCTACCAGCATCGCCCGTTCCTGAACGCGCAGATCAAGGCGCGCGGCTACAAGCTGTACGCCGAGGGCAAGACCATGATCGGCCCGATGGCGATCTATTCGAAGAAGTACCGCAAGCTCGATGAGATCCCGGCCGGCGCCAGGATCGGCATCCCCAACGACCCGGCCAACGAGAGCCGCGTGCTGCTGCTGTTGCAAAAACACGGCCAGCTCAAGCTGCGCGCCGGCATCGATCCGCTGACCGGCACCAACGCCACACCGATCGACATCGTCGAGAACCCGAAGAAGTGGAAGTTCGTGGAGATCGACGCCGCCCAGCTGCCGCGCACGCTGGACGATCTCGACGCCTCGGCGGTCAACGCCGACTTCGCCGCCAAGGCCGGGCTTAACCCGGCGCGCGACAGCCTGCTGGTGGAAGACGGCGACAGCCCCTATGCCTGCCTGATCGCCGTGCGCGAGAAGGACCGCGACCAGCCCTGGTTGCGCAAGCTGGTGGCGGCGTATCAATCCGATGAGGTGAAGCGTTTCATCCAGGCCGAGTTCAAGGGAGGGATCTTGGCGGCTTGGTGA
- a CDS encoding ABC transporter ATP-binding protein, producing the protein MQPLLDIRNLKVSFAGHQAVRGLDLAIAPGQTVALVGESGCGKSTTALSLLRLLGPSAQVSGELLFEGRDLLALSEDDLSALRGDAISMIFQEPMTSLNPVLSIGRQVIEAIRLHQDLGPAAARARAIELLELVRIPEPQRRIDDYPHQLSGGQRQRVMIAMAVANRPRLLIADEPTTALDVTIQAQILELLDQLRRELGMAVLLITHDLGVVEQWADRVAVMHGGGKVEEAASAALFAAPRHDYTRGLLGASLRLEQDLHYRRRRLPEIRSELAADGSRSFTLGGGEPALPFAAADSGRPSPLLSVQDLRVDYATPRGTVQAVRGVSFDIAAGETVGLVGESGCGKSTLSRSIVRLEDSVSGRILLDGVDIARLGRAALRPHRRRVQMVFQDPYASLNPRHTVAEILDAALVIHEVKDRAERRRRIEQMVDLVGLPKSALTRYAHQFSGGQRQRIGIARALVLKPALVICDEPVSALDVSVQAQILNLLVDLKREFGLSYLFISHDLSVVRYIADRVLVMNGGRIVEQGDHQSIWRDPQHPYTRALIAAVPGAAVRQAPPARAEELLPA; encoded by the coding sequence ATGCAGCCGCTGCTCGACATCCGCAATCTCAAGGTTTCCTTCGCCGGCCACCAGGCCGTGCGCGGGCTCGACCTGGCCATCGCGCCCGGCCAGACCGTGGCGCTGGTGGGCGAATCCGGTTGCGGCAAATCGACCACGGCGCTCTCGCTGTTGCGCCTGCTGGGGCCGTCGGCCCAGGTCTCGGGCGAGCTGCTGTTCGAGGGGCGCGACCTGCTGGCGCTGTCCGAGGACGACTTGTCGGCCCTGCGCGGCGACGCCATCTCAATGATCTTCCAGGAGCCGATGACCTCGCTCAACCCGGTGCTGTCGATCGGCCGCCAGGTGATCGAGGCGATCCGGCTGCACCAGGACCTGGGCCCGGCGGCGGCCCGCGCGCGCGCCATCGAGTTGCTGGAACTGGTGCGCATCCCCGAGCCGCAACGGCGCATCGACGACTATCCGCACCAGCTCTCGGGCGGCCAGCGCCAGCGCGTGATGATCGCCATGGCGGTGGCCAACCGGCCGCGCCTGCTGATCGCCGACGAGCCCACGACGGCGCTGGACGTCACCATCCAGGCGCAGATCCTCGAACTGCTGGACCAGCTGCGGCGCGAGCTGGGCATGGCGGTGCTGCTGATCACCCACGACCTGGGCGTGGTCGAGCAGTGGGCCGACCGCGTGGCCGTGATGCATGGCGGCGGCAAGGTGGAGGAGGCCGCCAGCGCGGCGCTGTTCGCCGCGCCGCGGCACGACTACACGCGCGGCCTGCTGGGCGCCTCGCTGCGGCTGGAGCAGGACCTGCATTACCGTCGCCGGCGCCTGCCCGAGATCCGCAGCGAGCTGGCGGCAGACGGCAGCCGCAGTTTCACGCTGGGCGGCGGCGAGCCGGCGTTGCCGTTCGCCGCTGCCGATAGCGGGCGGCCGTCGCCGCTGTTGTCGGTGCAAGACCTGCGGGTCGACTACGCCACGCCGCGCGGCACGGTGCAGGCGGTGCGCGGGGTCTCCTTCGACATCGCCGCCGGCGAGACGGTCGGACTGGTGGGCGAATCGGGTTGCGGCAAGTCCACGCTCTCGCGCAGCATCGTGCGCCTGGAAGACAGCGTCTCGGGCCGCATCCTGCTGGACGGCGTCGACATCGCGCGGCTTGGCCGCGCCGCATTGCGCCCGCACCGGCGCCGCGTGCAGATGGTGTTCCAGGATCCCTATGCCTCGCTCAACCCGCGCCACACCGTGGCCGAGATCCTGGACGCCGCGCTGGTGATCCATGAAGTGAAGGACCGCGCCGAGCGGCGCCGCCGCATCGAGCAGATGGTCGACCTGGTCGGCTTGCCCAAGAGTGCGCTCACGCGCTACGCACACCAGTTCTCCGGCGGCCAGCGCCAGCGCATCGGCATTGCGCGCGCGCTGGTGCTGAAGCCCGCGCTGGTGATCTGCGACGAGCCGGTGTCGGCGCTGGACGTCTCGGTGCAGGCGCAGATCCTCAACCTGCTGGTGGACCTCAAGCGCGAGTTCGGCCTGTCCTACCTCTTCATCTCGCACGACCTGTCGGTGGTGCGCTACATCGCCGACCGCGTGCTGGTGATGAACGGCGGGCGCATCGTGGAGCAGGGCGACCACCAGTCGATCTGGCGCGATCCGCAGCATCCCTACACGCGCGCGCTGATCGCCGCGGTGCCGGGCGCGGCGGTCCGGCAGGCGCCGCCGGCGCGCGCGGAGGAACTGCTGCCGGCCTGA
- a CDS encoding aspartate/glutamate racemase family protein, with product MPATAQDTRRSYGIIGGLGPLASADVFFKLMQAMAAGGDIEQADVIFEQHPFRQSRGDGLASTATTERKLYVFDMIRDFEKRGVGAVVLPCFLSHTFIDELRANTALPIVDMMAALAGHVRREYPHATRIGVLASDYTRESGLFERYFPAPAFEVIHARAVDGVNPVAEAVYGADGIKRGHLGDRPLQLLAQAARDLAAQGAQVILPGLTEVALAAHAIGALPAPLVDSNRVYARSVAEGRREAAAKPFKVGVVGGVGPAATVDFMQKIVRNTPAARDQEHIKVHVEQNPQIPDRTENLIGHGPDPTIALYATCKKLEDGGADLIAIPCNTAHAYVERMQSSLAIPIVNMLTVTVQSIRRRFPELKQVGLLATSGTLGSGVYQRALEEQGLRQLAPSPAAQERVMEAIYGREGVKAGHTEGRCQDDIRAGLDDLARQGAQVVILGCTELPLLLPFAELRLGDASVVLVDPTDTLARRCVEMAGMAGG from the coding sequence ATGCCCGCCACCGCGCAAGACACCCGCCGCTCCTACGGCATCATCGGCGGACTGGGCCCGCTGGCCTCGGCCGACGTGTTCTTCAAGCTGATGCAGGCGATGGCCGCCGGCGGCGACATCGAACAGGCCGACGTCATCTTCGAGCAGCACCCTTTCCGCCAGTCCCGAGGCGATGGCCTGGCCAGCACCGCCACCACCGAGCGCAAGCTCTACGTGTTCGACATGATCCGCGACTTCGAGAAGCGCGGCGTCGGCGCGGTGGTGCTGCCCTGCTTCCTCAGCCATACCTTCATCGACGAGCTGCGCGCCAACACCGCCCTGCCCATCGTCGACATGATGGCGGCGCTGGCCGGCCACGTGCGCCGCGAATACCCGCATGCCACGCGCATCGGCGTGCTGGCCTCGGACTATACGCGCGAGTCGGGCCTGTTCGAGCGCTACTTCCCGGCGCCGGCTTTCGAGGTGATCCATGCGCGCGCGGTGGACGGCGTCAATCCGGTGGCCGAGGCGGTGTACGGCGCCGACGGCATCAAGCGCGGCCATCTCGGCGACCGGCCGCTGCAACTGCTGGCGCAGGCCGCGCGCGACCTGGCGGCGCAGGGTGCGCAAGTGATCCTGCCGGGCCTGACCGAGGTCGCGCTGGCGGCGCACGCCATCGGCGCGCTGCCGGCGCCGCTGGTGGACAGCAACCGGGTCTATGCGCGCAGCGTGGCCGAGGGCCGGCGCGAGGCGGCGGCCAAGCCGTTCAAGGTGGGCGTGGTGGGCGGCGTGGGGCCGGCGGCGACGGTGGACTTCATGCAAAAGATCGTGCGCAACACCCCGGCCGCGCGCGACCAGGAGCACATCAAGGTGCATGTGGAACAGAACCCGCAGATCCCCGACCGCACCGAGAACCTGATCGGCCACGGCCCGGACCCGACCATCGCGCTGTACGCCACCTGCAAGAAACTGGAAGACGGCGGCGCCGACCTGATCGCGATTCCCTGCAACACCGCGCATGCCTACGTGGAACGCATGCAGTCCAGCCTGGCGATCCCGATCGTGAACATGCTGACCGTGACGGTGCAAAGCATCCGCCGGCGCTTCCCGGAACTGAAGCAGGTCGGCCTGCTGGCGACCTCCGGCACGCTGGGCAGCGGGGTCTACCAGCGCGCGCTGGAAGAACAGGGGTTACGGCAACTGGCGCCCTCCCCCGCCGCGCAGGAACGCGTGATGGAAGCCATCTACGGGCGCGAGGGCGTCAAGGCAGGCCATACCGAAGGACGCTGCCAGGACGACATCCGCGCCGGGCTGGACGACCTCGCCAGGCAGGGCGCGCAGGTGGTGATCCTGGGCTGCACCGAGTTGCCGCTGCTGCTGCCGTTTGCCGAACTGCGGCTGGGCGACGCCAGCGTCGTGCTGGTAGATCCCACGGATACGCTGGCGCGGCGCTGTGTGGAGATGGCAGGCATGGCGGGAGGGTGA
- a CDS encoding ABC transporter substrate-binding protein, with protein MFKHTTLRAWLAGAALALCAAAHAAAPTSGGTLTAILQPEPVILTSALNTAAPTGFFSANVFDGLVEYDNDFKLRPALAERWEFSKDSKTLTFHLRRGVKWHDGKPFTSADVKWTLENVWKKIHPRNQILYGKVTSTDTPDDYTVVIHFSEPSLAVLSSLNSNGAQVLPKHLYEGTDILNNPYNNKPVGTGPFVFKEWSRGNYITLERNPDYWDRGKPYLDKIVFKIVPDAGARAAALEKGEAQYAPFSPVPLKDAERLAKLPQLKLETRGYDWISPWLFVDINLDKPYFKDLRVRQALAYAIDRNAFNKVVWYGFGKPADSPVVSTLKQFYTADVPQYGFDPKKAEALLDEAGFKRGADGTRLRINLDYLPYGDDFRRSGEFIRNSLKRIGIDVNVRAQDTPTYTKRVYGDRDFDLSVVWFAGFADPLVGVTRAYWSDSVGKNIPWSNGSGYKSAETDKLIEQAQSSPSQAERVALFKKLQQRVQTDLPSLPLLEMHFFTVQSSSLKDTVAGVDQIYSSLKNAWFDNGARSAAAPAGVNAANPAIVQR; from the coding sequence ATGTTCAAGCACACCACATTGCGCGCATGGCTGGCCGGGGCCGCATTGGCCCTGTGCGCGGCCGCGCACGCCGCCGCGCCCACGTCCGGCGGCACGCTCACCGCCATCCTGCAGCCGGAGCCGGTGATCCTCACCTCGGCGCTCAACACTGCGGCGCCGACCGGCTTCTTCAGCGCCAACGTGTTCGACGGCCTGGTCGAATACGACAACGACTTCAAGCTGCGCCCGGCGCTGGCCGAGCGCTGGGAGTTTTCCAAGGACAGCAAGACGCTGACCTTCCACCTGCGCCGCGGCGTGAAGTGGCACGACGGCAAGCCCTTCACCTCAGCCGACGTGAAATGGACCCTGGAAAACGTGTGGAAGAAGATCCACCCGCGCAACCAGATCCTGTACGGCAAGGTGACCTCCACCGACACGCCGGACGACTACACCGTGGTGATCCACTTCAGCGAGCCCTCGCTGGCGGTGCTGAGTTCGCTCAACAGCAACGGCGCGCAGGTGCTGCCCAAGCACCTGTACGAAGGCACCGACATCCTCAACAACCCCTACAACAACAAGCCGGTCGGCACCGGCCCCTTCGTGTTCAAGGAATGGAGCCGCGGCAACTACATCACGCTGGAGCGCAATCCGGACTACTGGGATCGCGGCAAGCCCTATCTCGACAAGATCGTCTTCAAGATCGTGCCTGACGCCGGCGCCCGCGCCGCCGCGCTGGAAAAGGGCGAGGCGCAGTACGCCCCGTTCTCGCCGGTGCCCCTGAAGGACGCCGAGCGCCTGGCCAAGCTGCCGCAGCTGAAACTGGAGACGCGCGGCTACGACTGGATCTCGCCCTGGCTGTTCGTCGACATCAACCTCGACAAGCCTTACTTCAAGGACCTGCGCGTGCGCCAGGCGCTGGCCTATGCGATCGACCGCAACGCCTTCAACAAAGTGGTCTGGTACGGCTTCGGCAAGCCGGCTGACAGCCCGGTGGTGTCGACCCTCAAGCAGTTCTACACCGCCGACGTGCCGCAATACGGCTTCGACCCCAAGAAGGCCGAGGCGCTGCTGGATGAAGCCGGCTTCAAGCGCGGCGCCGACGGCACCCGCCTGCGCATCAACCTCGACTACCTGCCCTACGGCGACGACTTCAGGCGCAGCGGCGAGTTCATCCGCAATTCCCTGAAGCGCATCGGCATCGACGTCAACGTGCGCGCCCAGGACACGCCGACCTACACCAAGCGCGTCTACGGCGACCGCGACTTCGACCTCTCGGTGGTCTGGTTCGCCGGCTTCGCCGACCCGCTGGTGGGCGTCACGCGCGCCTACTGGAGCGACTCGGTCGGCAAGAACATCCCCTGGAGCAACGGCTCCGGCTACAAGAGCGCCGAGACCGACAAGCTGATCGAGCAGGCCCAGAGCTCGCCCAGCCAGGCCGAACGCGTGGCGCTGTTCAAGAAGCTCCAGCAGCGGGTGCAGACCGACCTGCCGTCGCTGCCGCTGCTGGAGATGCACTTCTTCACCGTGCAATCGTCCAGCCTCAAGGACACCGTGGCCGGCGTCGACCAGATCTACAGCTCGCTGAAGAACGCCTGGTTCGACAATGGCGCCAGGTCGGCCGCTGCGCCGGCCGGCGTCAACGCTGCCAACCCTGCCATCGTGCAGCGCTGA
- a CDS encoding ABC transporter permease yields MSAPFIAAAAPAPAAPSRAGAFARATLRRLLQLAAVVLGVAVINFFLLRLAPGDAVQVLAGEAGAATPEYMAALRAQFGLDQPLAVQFGKYLLHLAQFDLGYSFRHGMPVAQLIGERVPATLLLMGAAIVFAAVAGVILGTLAAYRAGRLADALISALALLFFATPLFWIGLMLVVVFSVWLDWLPVGGMFTVEAGYTGLAHVLDVARHLVLPAVTLGLFYMAVYTRLMRAAMIEVRRQDFVRTAVAKGARAPRVLFAHVLRNALLPLVTMLGVQASSVVGGAVLVETVFSWPGLGRLAFEALFQRDFNLLLGILLCSSVVVVAVNWIVDAVYVRLDPRIRLR; encoded by the coding sequence ATGAGCGCACCCTTCATCGCCGCGGCCGCTCCGGCGCCGGCCGCGCCCAGCCGCGCCGGGGCCTTCGCGCGCGCTACGCTGCGCCGCCTGCTGCAACTGGCGGCGGTGGTGCTGGGCGTGGCCGTGATCAACTTCTTCCTGCTGCGCCTGGCGCCGGGCGACGCCGTCCAGGTATTGGCCGGGGAGGCCGGCGCCGCCACGCCCGAGTACATGGCGGCGCTGCGCGCGCAGTTCGGGCTGGACCAGCCGCTGGCGGTGCAGTTCGGCAAATACCTGCTGCACCTGGCGCAGTTCGACCTCGGCTATTCCTTCCGCCACGGCATGCCGGTGGCGCAGCTGATCGGCGAGCGGGTGCCGGCCACGCTCCTGCTGATGGGCGCGGCCATCGTGTTCGCCGCCGTGGCCGGGGTGATCCTGGGCACGCTGGCGGCCTATCGCGCCGGCCGGCTGGCCGATGCCCTGATCTCGGCGCTGGCGCTGCTGTTCTTCGCCACGCCGCTGTTCTGGATCGGGCTGATGCTGGTGGTGGTGTTCTCGGTCTGGCTGGACTGGCTGCCGGTGGGCGGCATGTTCACCGTCGAGGCCGGCTACACGGGTCTGGCCCATGTGCTGGACGTGGCGCGCCACCTGGTGCTGCCGGCGGTCACGCTGGGGCTGTTCTACATGGCGGTCTACACGCGCCTGATGCGCGCGGCCATGATTGAGGTGCGGCGCCAGGATTTCGTGCGCACCGCCGTGGCCAAGGGTGCGCGCGCGCCGCGCGTGCTGTTCGCACACGTGCTGCGCAACGCCTTGCTGCCGCTGGTGACCATGCTGGGCGTGCAGGCCAGCTCGGTGGTCGGCGGCGCGGTGCTGGTGGAGACCGTGTTCTCCTGGCCGGGCCTGGGCCGCCTGGCCTTCGAGGCGCTGTTCCAGCGCGATTTCAACCTGCTGCTCGGCATCCTGCTGTGCAGCTCGGTGGTGGTGGTGGCGGTCAACTGGATCGTCGACGCCGTCTATGTGCGGCTCGATCCGCGCATCCGCCTGCGATGA
- a CDS encoding carboxymuconolactone decarboxylase family protein: MARVSTLLSKQLQPGPARAIFEKVENEYGHFGNMLGVLAHKPASIEHIYGLLLGFGAEGNISRLHLEIVLVTASRANECSYCVSHHAPKLRAEHVPAETVERILDADVPGLGPVEKLVRDYALAVTRQRVGDSLVQRLREHFDESQIVELTLRAALCAFFARFNEALDVQLEPQYAAADTAAAA, from the coding sequence ATGGCACGCGTATCCACGCTCTTGTCCAAGCAACTGCAACCGGGCCCGGCCCGCGCCATCTTCGAGAAGGTCGAAAACGAGTACGGCCACTTCGGCAACATGTTGGGCGTGCTGGCCCACAAGCCGGCCTCGATCGAACACATCTACGGTCTGCTGCTGGGCTTCGGCGCCGAGGGCAACATCTCCAGGCTGCATCTGGAGATCGTGCTGGTGACGGCCTCCAGGGCCAATGAATGCAGCTATTGCGTGTCGCATCACGCGCCCAAGCTGCGTGCCGAACACGTGCCGGCGGAGACGGTCGAGCGCATCCTCGACGCCGACGTGCCCGGCCTGGGTCCGGTCGAAAAGCTGGTGCGCGACTACGCGTTGGCCGTCACCCGCCAGCGCGTGGGCGACAGCCTGGTGCAGCGCCTGCGTGAGCATTTCGACGAGTCGCAGATCGTCGAGCTGACCCTGCGCGCCGCGCTGTGCGCCTTCTTCGCGCGCTTCAACGAAGCGCTGGACGTGCAGCTGGAGCCGCAATACGCAGCGGCCGACACCGCCGCGGCGGCCTGA